In one Cupriavidus taiwanensis genomic region, the following are encoded:
- a CDS encoding MarR family winged helix-turn-helix transcriptional regulator, giving the protein MPNLSPAAGAESAPVDLETRADHTEHEALRLWLRLLTCTNLIEADIRSRLRQDFACTLPRFDLMAQLDRHPEGLKMGELSRRMMVTGGNVTGITDQLQQEGLVSREALPTDRRAYLIRLTPAGRAAFSRMARAHEDWIGQLFSGLAETDRRALFRLLGRLKSGLISP; this is encoded by the coding sequence ATGCCAAACCTGTCCCCTGCGGCGGGCGCCGAGAGCGCGCCGGTCGACCTCGAAACCCGCGCCGACCACACCGAGCACGAGGCCCTGCGGCTGTGGCTGCGGCTGCTGACCTGCACCAACCTGATCGAAGCCGATATCCGCTCGCGGCTGCGCCAGGACTTCGCCTGCACCCTGCCCCGCTTCGACCTGATGGCACAGCTCGACCGCCATCCCGAAGGGCTCAAGATGGGTGAGCTGTCGCGCCGCATGATGGTGACCGGCGGCAACGTCACGGGCATCACCGACCAGCTGCAGCAGGAAGGGCTGGTCTCGCGCGAGGCCCTGCCCACCGATCGGCGCGCCTACCTGATCCGGCTGACGCCGGCCGGGCGCGCCGCGTTCTCGCGCATGGCGCGCGCGCACGAGGACTGGATCGGGCAACTGTTCTCGGGCCTGGCCGAGACCGACCGGCGCGCCTTGTTCCGACTGCTTGGCCGGCTCAAATCCGGCCTGATCTCGCCATGA
- a CDS encoding Bug family tripartite tricarboxylate transporter substrate binding protein gives MQLTRRRVVALLLSASLGALASQPALAADPYPARPIRLVVPFAAGGTTDILARAVAAELAKLPGWNVVVDNKPGAGGNIGADIVAKAAPDGYTLLMGTVGTHGINQSLYGKLPFDPIKDFAPITEVAAVPNVLVLNPAFAQQNKIESVKDLIAYARANPGKINMASSGNGTSIHLAGELFKTQTRTFMVHFPYKGSGPALTDLAGGTMQVMFDNLPSSMALIKSGKLKALAVTSARPSPALPGVPTIAQAAGLPQYEASSWFGLLAPAGTPPDVIQRIQQEVAKALGAPAVRERLQAQGAEPVGNTPEQFAAFIRAETTKWAKVVKDSGAKVD, from the coding sequence ATGCAACTCACTCGCCGGCGCGTCGTTGCGCTGCTGCTGTCCGCCAGCCTTGGCGCGCTCGCCAGCCAGCCGGCGCTGGCCGCCGACCCGTATCCGGCCAGGCCGATCCGGCTGGTGGTGCCCTTTGCCGCCGGCGGCACCACCGACATCCTGGCGCGCGCGGTGGCGGCCGAACTGGCCAAGCTGCCGGGCTGGAACGTGGTGGTCGACAACAAGCCCGGCGCCGGCGGCAATATCGGCGCCGACATCGTCGCCAAGGCCGCGCCAGACGGCTACACGCTGCTGATGGGCACCGTCGGCACCCACGGCATCAACCAGTCGCTGTACGGCAAGCTGCCGTTCGACCCGATCAAGGACTTCGCGCCGATCACCGAGGTGGCGGCGGTGCCCAACGTGCTGGTGCTCAATCCCGCGTTTGCGCAGCAGAACAAGATCGAAAGCGTCAAGGACCTGATCGCCTATGCGCGCGCCAACCCCGGCAAGATCAACATGGCCTCGAGCGGCAACGGCACCTCGATCCACCTCGCGGGCGAACTGTTCAAGACGCAAACCCGGACCTTCATGGTGCACTTCCCGTACAAGGGCAGCGGGCCCGCGCTGACCGACCTGGCGGGCGGCACCATGCAGGTGATGTTCGACAACCTGCCGTCGTCGATGGCGCTGATCAAGAGCGGCAAGCTGAAGGCGCTGGCCGTGACCAGCGCCAGGCCGTCGCCGGCGCTGCCGGGCGTGCCCACCATCGCCCAGGCCGCGGGCCTGCCGCAGTACGAGGCCAGCTCGTGGTTCGGCCTGCTGGCGCCGGCGGGTACGCCGCCGGACGTGATCCAGCGCATCCAGCAGGAAGTGGCCAAGGCGCTGGGCGCCCCGGCGGTGCGCGAGCGGCTGCAGGCACAGGGCGCCGAGCCGGTCGGCAACACGCCCGAGCAGTTCGCCGCCTTCATCCGCGCCGAAACCACGAAATGGGCCAAGGTGGTCAAGGATTCAGGCGCCAAGGTGGATTGA
- a CDS encoding long-chain fatty acid--CoA ligase — protein MERIWLKHYPAGVPAEIDASQFRSLAALLEASFHTYADRKAFICMDKAITYGELDRLSSHFAAWLQSRGLRPGARVAIMMPNVLQYPVVLAAVLRAGFVVVNVNPLYTPRELEHQLKDSGAEAIVILENFAATLQQVLPRTPVKHVVVASMGDMLGGLKGAIVNFVVRNVKKMVPAWELPNCVRFNSVLAEGRKLTLQPATTGPDDIAFLQYTGGTTGVSKGAVLLHRNVVANVLQSEAWMQPALNKGAHIDQPITITALPLYHIFALTVCCLLGMRSGGTSVLIPNPRDIPGFIKELQKYKFNMFPAVNTLYNALLNNPEIGKVDFSGLRVANGGGMAVQEAVAKQWLAKTGCPIIEGYGLSETSPSATCNPTDTDAFSGTIGMPLPSTEVVIRDDDGNDVPLGQPGEICIRGPQVMAGYWNRPDETAKVMSPDGFFKTGDIGVMDERGYTRIVDRKKDMILVSGFNVYPNEVEGVVAECPGVLEVAAVGVPDTHSGEVVKLFVVKKDPGLTEADVIEFCKERLTGYKRPKYVEFRTELPKTNVGKILRRELRDSRAAA, from the coding sequence ATGGAAAGAATCTGGCTGAAACACTACCCGGCCGGCGTGCCTGCCGAGATCGATGCCAGCCAGTTCCGCTCGCTCGCTGCCCTGCTCGAGGCGTCTTTCCATACCTATGCCGACCGCAAGGCCTTCATCTGCATGGACAAGGCCATCACCTACGGTGAGCTGGACCGGCTCTCGTCCCACTTTGCCGCATGGCTGCAGTCGCGCGGGCTGCGACCCGGCGCGCGCGTGGCAATCATGATGCCCAACGTGCTGCAATACCCGGTGGTGCTGGCCGCGGTGCTGCGCGCGGGGTTCGTGGTGGTCAACGTCAACCCGCTCTACACCCCGCGCGAGCTCGAGCACCAGCTCAAGGACAGCGGCGCCGAAGCCATCGTGATCCTGGAGAACTTTGCCGCGACGCTGCAGCAGGTGCTGCCCCGGACCCCGGTCAAGCACGTGGTGGTGGCCAGCATGGGCGACATGCTGGGCGGGCTGAAGGGCGCGATCGTCAATTTCGTCGTGCGCAACGTCAAGAAGATGGTGCCGGCGTGGGAGTTGCCCAACTGCGTGCGCTTCAACAGCGTGCTGGCCGAAGGCCGCAAGCTGACGCTGCAGCCGGCCACCACCGGGCCCGACGACATCGCCTTCCTGCAGTACACCGGCGGCACCACGGGCGTGTCCAAGGGCGCGGTGCTGCTGCACCGTAACGTGGTCGCCAACGTGCTGCAGTCCGAGGCGTGGATGCAGCCGGCGCTGAACAAGGGCGCCCATATCGACCAGCCCATCACCATCACGGCGCTGCCGCTGTACCACATCTTTGCGCTGACGGTCTGCTGCCTGCTGGGCATGCGCAGCGGCGGCACCAGCGTGCTGATCCCGAATCCGCGCGACATCCCGGGATTCATCAAGGAACTGCAGAAGTACAAGTTCAACATGTTCCCGGCCGTCAACACGCTGTACAACGCGCTGCTCAACAACCCGGAGATCGGCAAGGTCGACTTCTCCGGCCTGCGCGTGGCCAACGGCGGCGGCATGGCGGTGCAGGAGGCGGTGGCCAAGCAATGGCTGGCCAAGACCGGCTGCCCCATCATCGAGGGCTACGGCCTGTCCGAGACCTCGCCTTCGGCCACCTGCAACCCGACCGACACCGATGCGTTCTCGGGCACCATCGGCATGCCGCTGCCGTCGACCGAAGTCGTGATCCGCGACGACGACGGCAACGACGTGCCGCTGGGCCAGCCCGGCGAGATCTGCATCCGCGGCCCGCAGGTGATGGCCGGCTACTGGAACCGCCCGGACGAGACCGCCAAGGTCATGAGCCCCGACGGCTTCTTCAAGACCGGCGACATCGGCGTGATGGACGAGCGCGGCTATACCAGGATCGTCGACCGCAAGAAGGACATGATCCTGGTGTCGGGCTTCAACGTGTATCCGAACGAAGTCGAGGGCGTGGTGGCGGAGTGCCCGGGCGTGCTGGAAGTGGCGGCCGTCGGCGTGCCGGACACGCACTCGGGCGAGGTGGTCAAGCTGTTCGTGGTGAAGAAGGACCCCGGGCTGACCGAGGCCGACGTGATCGAGTTCTGCAAGGAGCGCCTGACCGGCTACAAGCGGCCCAAGTACGTCGAGTTCCGCACCGAGCTGCCGAAGACCAACGTCGGCAAGATCCTGCGCCGCGAACTGCGCGACAGCCGCGCGGCAGCCTGA